The Rosa chinensis cultivar Old Blush chromosome 7, RchiOBHm-V2, whole genome shotgun sequence DNA segment CCTCACTTTCTTAGCTCACTCACACGGACAGAGAGACTCAGAGATAAAGAGTAAAGTTCAGATCTTTGAAGCTATTTGCTGCTATCACTTTAGCTGATGACTCAatgtgggtctcactcaaaaCCCAGATTATCACTCAAAgaccaataatttttttatgttgggaTTAAAAGTAAAGAGATTTGAGATGTGAGATTGGGATTTTGAGCCTCAGAAGGGTTCTTTTGTGTAGGTGTGTTGTTTGTGGTTTAAGGCCTTTGAGCTACTTGGGTCACTGGTTAATCATACTCCACTAATCTAGTATCAGTGTAGAATATATTAATTGGTACTTTGGTAGAGAACTGGTAAACGTGATTAGAATAAGTAATTAATTGTTTTAATGTAGTTATAAAGTGATGTAGGGTAAGGCTAgtaattatggaaatgttgctTCGAGTCCATGGATCTCGCCTTCTTCCTTGGGCAAAATGAcaagttttacattcttttcttcttcttttttaattaaaagagaagttttttttttttttgaaatgaaagagaagttttacattctttaaagacaaaaataataataataattaaaaagccAAATGGTGTGCAAACACAAACACTACAAAATTTCTTATTTGAGGAAAACatttatcttttatttgatcTGAGTTTGGGTGATCTTGCTGTGTAAATGGCGCAAAATCTTATATGAAAACTAGATGTTCGATTAGCATCTAATTTATTTGTACCGAAACTAAAGAGATACCCTCGAGCAACCTTGTCCAATTTACCAATTAAGTGAAGGAAAAAAGAATACCACACCTGATACTGATACATCACCCCACAAAATTCAACTTCCAAAAAAATGGTTGCAGTAGCCTGTAGCAGTACCGTCGCACGAGCCAAAGTATGCATTGCAACATTACCACAATTCACTTCGGTCTAAAGAGAAATAAACTCTTCTTCTTTGGCAAATGGATAAATAAATTCTGCAAGAATTACCCACTTTATTTGTGGACATTTCTTGTTTCAAGAGGGCAATGCTAGGCTCAACCCATTGGCTACTATTAGCTTCATTGGAAAAATATAGAAGAGAAAGATTTGGAATTCCATTTCTCTCTGTTATAGCTTCAGACTAGGAAATTACCACATGCTACACTTATTATAGTCACCCCAACCACATAGAGATTCAATTATCGTATCTGCCCCACCATAGTTAATTTACATGTCAGCTTCGTGTACGGTTGGTAATGTAGCTACTTCAATCTCGGTCAACCACAGAGTTGGATTATCATACACTTTCTGCCTCTCCCATAGCCCATAGGGCATTTAAACTACAATATCTCTTTCGAAGTTTCAATTATTCCCTCCTTTAGTCTACTATTTTTAATGATTCAATCTCTTTCTCATTTGTGTCGGTGATTCATCAACAGTGTTTAAAATAGTATTTGGATGCATAAGATCAGAATATATGAACAAGCATGTCTATAAAATTTGTATTGTTACAGATTTCAGTAAATGAAAAATTATCCACCACTAAACATAAATGCATGGTACAATGGATAGTTGCTAAATGAATATGCCTGACAAACTAGATGAACTAATCACCTTACTCACAGATATACAAAAGAATGAAGCTTAGATTATGAAAGTATGTCGTTATAATCACAACATATTCCACAGATTTTGACTTTGCATCTACCTACAGTTTAACACTAACAAGGCACCTTAAGGGATAAAACACACCAAGAATTCCACGGTGAAAAAACTCGTAAGCATCATCTTTGAAGAACTGAAGTATCAGCAAAATCAGGAAATGAAAACCACAAAGGTGAATCACACAGCCATTCTGGGGACTTTCATGCCAAATCCATGTCCTACCTTCTCAATTCTGTTCAAATACAATGTCAGGAGTCATTAATACAGAATAAGCATCTCATGAAACAAATCAGTTATTAAATGCTCGTTTATCATCACCAAATGGTTATGGCATGTCTATTAGTTGTTAGTGAGATGACTACCATTTTGTTTTTTCATGATCTGTAATTTACATAGGGAAATGACCAACATGAGCATCAAGACAAAGTGGTTTTAGTGTTGGTATCTATTTCACTGAACTAATCAAACTTTTAATGATGGAAATTTAGAGCATGCAGCTATAATCAACAGTAAAATAAGCACAAGCACTTACGTTGGGGCAAGTCTGCCGAGGGATTTTAGCTCTTCCCCAGAGTCCTCATCCACAACTCTCCCAGAAATTTCAAGGATATAAAATCTCTCTCTGGTAGTTGGCAGTCCCCTGCTTGCAAGTAGGTCTAAATCTCTCTCATGTAGCTCTCTTCCGTTTACATAGACACCAGTATTGCCGGCACCACAATTTGTTGGCATCGGGTAACTGAACTCTTCAATAGATGGCTGCAAGACAACAGGAATGGTTTACTTGTAAATTCCATATGAAACCTTAATAAACCAagtttataaaataaaataaaaaaagctcTCACAGGAATTATGCCAAGGCAAGAGTGACCCATCACACCCCAGAATCCGGCTCTGAAGTCATACCTGGATAAAACAAAAGTTACTTTTAGCTGAAAGAAATGTAGATATGTGATAGACCTAAACTTGGACATGAAAAAATGCACTCAATAGTAATCAGGATATATGCAACATTACCAATAATCTCCAGGTTGAATTGGGCCAGCAAGCTTTTCAGCTTTCCTTACTAGATGATCTGGTATAGGTTGCCCATTGATCAAAACCTTAGTTCTCTCCACAATTTGATCAGATTTCGAGGAATCTTTAAAACTCTTTTTGATGAGACCAACCAAGAAGTTATCAGTACCCTTGCGGATCTTGGGACGATCTTCTTTGCTTGCCTCTGTAGAGTCCTGCGATATGTTGGTATTGAGATAGTCATTGTATGAATCATCCACCTCGGTTTCCACTGACATATCTTTCACAGATTTCTGTGCAGATGTGCTCCTACTAAAGAGCACCTTGTCTTGGTCTATACATGCACTCTTATTTCCATTCCCATCTCTGCTTACATCATGTTTGGAAGGACTATCAAGCTGCTCACTTACTTCATGTTTGGAAGGACTATCAAGCTGCTCACTTACTTCATGTTTGGAAGGACTATCAGGCTGCTCCCAAAGAGGTGAACCTGGAGCTATTGGAGAACAGGCATCTTTTGCGAGCTGTTCAACAGAATCAGAAACGTCTCTCTGAATAATCATACTATCTGGGGTGTCTTCTTCCTCCTTGGAAGAGATGGAAGGTGAAGAGCTATGGCCTTCCCTCTTCTCAGATATATCCAAGTTCAGCCACTCATCTTCTGCCAGTGAATTATCTTCTGCAACTATCAACTGAAGGTTCTGACCAGAGTTATCTAAATCATCATGGCAGGAGTTGGTGTCATCAGCATTCAGACAATCAGGAGAACTTAAGACATTGCCCCTTAATACCTCCTTAGAATTTTTATCAACCTCAGAAGATGATTGCTTGGATTCTTTAGGAGCAGATGCAGATGTAATGAGCCTTTTGTTATTAAGTTCAACTGAAATAATAGTCAAACAGGAACCACAACGTAGCTCTGACtgattcttacttctcttcttgaattttctgggaAGTTTCAGCAACTCGAAGCAATGGAAGCATGTAATGAATGGGGCACCACCTCGGAAAGGATGGGAAATCTGTGCCCTCCTGTTGATCATCTTTCCTAGATATCTCTCACCATAGCCATCAATGTCTGAATCAACATCACCTTGCCATCTTGTTGGACTAGCATTTCTGGGGTAATTATGTGGAGTGTATGTAACAGGATTGACATGATGATAGGAATTCAAATTAACTGGACCTTTTGGAATACTTCTGTTGCCAAAATCAGTATGAGGAACTTGGGGTGGAACCACACAATTCTGGTTGTAGCAGCCTGAACAAGTGCATGCAGGCAAGTGTACAACAAGTTCATGTGGATATGATGCAAGTGGATTCTGGTTGAAACCCATGTGTTGCCCCCTAAAGTAATCATGAGGTTGTGGTTGTGGGTATTGGAGTGGATGATGGGAAGGCCTCCTTGTCATTTGTGGCTGAGATGGATCCTCATATTCCGGAATCACATTCAAGTTATTCCTCTGAGGATAAAAGTTCTGCGTATGCATGTTATGATGATCCATAAAAGGAACCGGCCCATGGCTGTAGTTCAAGTAGGGGGATCTTGGCATCTGCTTGTCCACAACATATTGCTGCTGCAGTGAAAGACTATAAGTTAACCGGTCACCATAAGGATCAGGTGGAGTCCTACTCCTCTCTGGGGGAACCATATCCCTTGGTTTATCTGCCACATCATAAGATCTTCTAAGTTGCTCCTTCAACTCATCCATTTTCCTAAGAAGCTCAACTCGATCAGGTCCTAAATTTTCAACTCCATTCACATCATACTTGTGCTCACCATGACCATAAGAAGACTCTAGATGGTAATTTGAAGGCCCCTCATTAGGATAAGAAGAAATTGGCATTCTTCCTCGCTCGGCAGCAACCCTGATGTTTCCATAAAACCCCTCATACCGATCTCTTTCAACACCCCACTGGTCCATACTTTCCCTTGATCTCAATGACCCAGCAAGATACCTTAATTGGGCTGAAATATCCCCTACACTTGAATTTACAGACTCGGACCTATTCATATTCGTGTCAAGATCATTTCCAGGGATTCTATTATCAATTGGGAACTCGGATAATCGACTATATCTTTCAACAAACTCCTTTTTCTGCGGTGCACCACTTTCCTCAAGCCTTAAACCCCTAACCCCTTCCCTAACATTAATATGATTATCATCGAAAACCTCTTTATTCTCTCTTCTTAATGAACTAGTACTACTACTACTGGAATCAACCTTTCTTTCTCCAAAGACCCTCTCTTTTCCTCTACCTCGCCTCAAGTCCATTACTTTCTTTTCAATCTCAAACCCGAAACTAAAACCACCACCCAACTTCTGACAAAATCTCCAATTTCCCAAAGCACACTCTTCTTTGCTACACCACTAAACAATATTGCAACTCCCAGAATCACCAACTTAGTACCTTGAATTTGTCATACACcctaaaagaaagaacaaaagaatttgaaaagaaaagaaaaattaaaacttgGAAGCATATCATAGAGTTGGGGCTAAATAGCAATTCAAATTTCCCTAGTTTACTAATTGCAACTTTTCCTtggttcttttattttctcagtAACCAAGCAATTTGGaactaaaaagaaagaaaaacttgcCTCAGGTAAACAGAGGAGTCAGATATAGCTCTGGTCTTCAAGCCCTTTCAGCCATTTACAAAGCACGTTCAAAAACGACGACCCAGAAAAACCAGAAAACCAGAACACCAACCAAACTCATCTTCAATCCCAATCAACCTCGATACCCACAAAGCTTTCTTCCCCCTAAAAGCCAACCTCAAACATGTTTCACTCCACAACTAAAATCAAAGACAAacacagagaaagaaaaaaggcaTCCACATTTTCTAGATTCTACTTTGGACTTCAGTGTTCAAGATCACTGAGGTTCATGAATCTCCCACATTTGCCTACACTTAGTGAATCAGCTGGGCAGCAAAACTTTTGGAAGGAGGAGAAAGCAAGAAAATAAAGAGCAGATGAATGAGATATGAGCTCTGTGATTTAGCcgacaaaactaaaaaacaaaagggtTATTTTTCCGGGAAAACGAGTACGTGTAGATGCGGAAAAGTCCTGTATACTATGGTCACGTCTTAATTTTCAAACAGCTGGCTGCACAGGCCAACTGGGATACTGTAGTTGATGGCATTGTGAATTCTTGGGAAAAGGAATGCTACGATTGGACACTTCCCCAAACCCTAAAAGTGTCCAAGTTTGAAGTAATTACCTAGGTCTAATCTCCCTGGACATAATACTGTAGCGGTCTGAACATCAGATTAATCAACTGTATAATAGTCTATCGTCATGTATATGAAGCGGTCGGAACATCAGATTAATCAACTGTATTGTCTTGAATTAAAAATGATAGGGAATTTTACTCTCTTCATTTTACaatttatattatatattttcttttttagtaacttaaattttgtcatttttttaaaaaaaattaacaaaaaaaaatgaatgaaagaatgTGAATTACAAATTATAGAATGAATTTCATGAAACAACTGTGTCACAAACACCTTGCTTAAAACAACCGTTTCACTAAAGGCATGCGACTCTCTGCAAATAACGTTAAAGTTCTCTTAATTCACTTTCTTTACTAAGACACATGAGATTATTaattttatgtgttagtaattTAGTATGTGATCGAAAGATCAGACTAAGATGATTTAATTCTCAGATAGAGTAACTCAATCTTTCaatcttgattttaatttttagaggTTTTCATCATCCTAGAAGCATTTGCAATAGTTAGCTTCTTCTAAAGAGACCTTGATAGTCAAAAGCACAAAATCACTAGAAGCTAGATTTGTCACCCACTCACATCCAACACCAACAGCACCAATTGACTTGGCTTTTGTTTGGACTGTGGACATTGAGTCTACGCTAATGTGTTTTGACTTTCTCCAAATAATAAATGTTTGGACTATTTCTTGACAATGAGTGACTTGTTAGGTCATCATCTAATTGGTCTATAATTTTgtggtttttgagtttttcctcCGCGTGGACCTGGGTATTTTGAAACGAGTACATCTCTTTTTAAGAGGAAGACTTAAGAGAAAGACTATAAATTTTTCCCAAAGCTTTTCGTTTAGTTTAATGTTTATCTTGGTAATGTAGTTGGAATTGTCTTCTTTCTTTCCAAACTTTTGTGGTTGTATATGATACTATCATCCCATTTGCTAATATGTTCACCTGTCGTTTACCGAACCCAATTATGTTCTAGTCACCAGGAATATGTCAAATTATTCTTCCATCCTCATGCAGAGTCATCCAAGTTATTGTGGTTAGAGGCTAATCTAGACAACAGAGATCGATGATCTCACATTGACATATACTTGATATCCGGCGATCTCCGTCCAATATCAATTATTTTTAaatctaaaccctaaactcaaTACCACATGTGCTTTATAATAACGCTCATAAACTCAATTGTCATGACAAACATCAGTTTCAAGTAATAATAGTCATTAAAAATACAAACATCAGTTTCAAGTAATAATAGTCATTAAAAATTATACCACAAAAAATACGGGTTAAATTGATTCTCAACATTCTCATTTTGTGATTACAGAAAATGAATATTTATACGTTTTAATTAAGTAACGCATGTTCATAAATTCGTTACAAAGAATTCTTTTGCCACAATAGAACGAAGTGCTAACACGACTCTAACTCTCACAACTCTACAGAAGACAGATTTTGACCATAATATATGCATATTACAGATTTACATGTagctattaattatatataagtagaaatctataatatatatatatatatatatgtgtgtgtgtaagaGTACCTCTATTTATATACTGTATGTCGTCTTACACTAGCATCTTTTTCTTCCTGCGTAGTCCAAAAGTCCCAAGAAGATTACGAAATCTGCTTCTCAAACTTTTGGCTTTCTGAACAATGATATTGCTCTTCTTCGTCCTCTTCTTCGTCTCCTGATCATTAGGAAGAGGCAAGGCCCTGGTGTGTCGCTCCAGAAGTCGACCAACTGAAGCTAACTCGTACGAATCGTACAATGGACTCCCACAGTCCCATATCCGAGCACTTCTAccaccttctccttcttcttctttttcttctttcttcatcatcaacTACAAACAGGAAACACATAAACTTGTTGTTCCATCTCTTCTGCTTATAACAATATTTATTTTCAGGTGGATCGATGATGAGTAAATGATCGAAGTCTACACGTCCTAGCTAGCTATGTACACATCTGGGACACGTTATAACGTGGAACGGCCGGCCGAACTTATTAAGTTATTATTGAAGTGGCCGGTGAGGTCCGTGAGGACCATAACTAACATGTTTCTTCTTATATAATGAAGTCCCACCATAAGCTATGAAGAGATGGGAAGAAATTTAATGAAGatataaaataatgaaaaagaaaattaatggaatCAAGTTAGGAGCACTCACCTAATCAATATATGGAAATCAATGGtatctattttttaattttattgtttgtttagaGTAAGAGATTAGGGTTTAGTTCTTTTgtcaaaaagaagagagagagacaccATATCTgacgcgcgcgcgcgcgcgggaaaaaaaattatacatttcccttcttcttgatcttcttcaaGTATGTCAAGCTAAATGAACTATCGTGCTCATATTCATGTAATGTAAAAGATGCAACCATATTAATATGGAGTTGAAGAACAACGAGCCCGGCCAACTTAATCTGCACCAAGCGAGCTGCTTCCGGTCAAAATCTTTATCTCTGAAAGCGTGTTGGAGGACCCGGATATGCTACTACCTAGCTTTCTCCAAGATGAGGGATTACTTGATTTACTTCTGCTCCATCATTTCGAGCGTTTAGTATTAGTATTGGATGAGAATGATGTTTGTGTTAAAAAGTGATTTTAAACATGGAATACTCCATGACATGCgaccaaatattcttggaaatataTGCGAGGTGATCGATTGAGTCTATGGCAAGTAGCACCATCCCTAGTAATGTTTATAGAGAACTTAATTATACTATACATGCATGTATGACATACACGCCGAATTTGACAATGTGTAAGTACGTATAAGTAGTCTTCATAGT contains these protein-coding regions:
- the LOC112176404 gene encoding uncharacterized protein LOC112176404 isoform X2, producing the protein MDLRRGRGKERVFGERKVDSSSSSTSSLRRENKEVFDDNHINVREGVRGLRLEESGAPQKKEFVERYSRLSEFPIDNRIPGNDLDTNMNRSESVNSSVGDISAQLRYLAGSLRSRESMDQWGVERDRYEGFYGNIRVAAERGRMPISSYPNEGPSNYHLESSYGHGEHKYDVNGVENLGPDRVELLRKMDELKEQLRRSYDVADKPRDMVPPERSRTPPDPYGDRLTYSLSLQQQYVVDKQMPRSPYLNYSHGPVPFMDHHNMHTQNFYPQRNNLNVIPEYEDPSQPQMTRRPSHHPLQYPQPQPHDYFRGQHMGFNQNPLASYPHELVVHLPACTCSGCYNQNCVVPPQVPHTDFGNRSIPKGPVNLNSYHHVNPVTYTPHNYPRNASPTRWQGDVDSDIDGYGERYLGKMINRRAQISHPFRGGAPFITCFHCFELLKLPRKFKKRSKNQSELRCGSCLTIISVELNNKRLITSASAPKESKQSSSEVDKNSKEVLRGNVLSSPDCLNADDTNSCHDDLDNSGQNLQLIVAEDNSLAEDEWLNLDISEKREGHSSSPSISSKEEEDTPDSMIIQRDVSDSVEQLAKDACSPIAPGSPLWEQPDSPSKHEVSEQLDSPSKHDVSRDGNGNKSACIDQDKVLFSRSTSAQKSVKDMSVETEVDDSYNDYLNTNISQDSTEASKEDRPKIRKGTDNFLVGLIKKSFKDSSKSDQIVERTKVLINGQPIPDHLVRKAEKLAGPIQPGDYWYDFRAGFWGVMGHSCLGIIPPSIEEFSYPMPTNCGAGNTGVYVNGRELHERDLDLLASRGLPTTRERFYILEISGRVVDEDSGEELKSLGRLAPTIEKVGHGFGMKVPRMAV
- the LOC112176404 gene encoding uncharacterized protein LOC112176404 isoform X1, translating into MDLRRGRGKERVFGERKVDSSSSSTSSLRRENKEVFDDNHINVREGVRGLRLEESGAPQKKEFVERYSRLSEFPIDNRIPGNDLDTNMNRSESVNSSVGDISAQLRYLAGSLRSRESMDQWGVERDRYEGFYGNIRVAAERGRMPISSYPNEGPSNYHLESSYGHGEHKYDVNGVENLGPDRVELLRKMDELKEQLRRSYDVADKPRDMVPPERSRTPPDPYGDRLTYSLSLQQQYVVDKQMPRSPYLNYSHGPVPFMDHHNMHTQNFYPQRNNLNVIPEYEDPSQPQMTRRPSHHPLQYPQPQPHDYFRGQHMGFNQNPLASYPHELVVHLPACTCSGCYNQNCVVPPQVPHTDFGNRSIPKGPVNLNSYHHVNPVTYTPHNYPRNASPTRWQGDVDSDIDGYGERYLGKMINRRAQISHPFRGGAPFITCFHCFELLKLPRKFKKRSKNQSELRCGSCLTIISVELNNKRLITSASAPKESKQSSSEVDKNSKEVLRGNVLSSPDCLNADDTNSCHDDLDNSGQNLQLIVAEDNSLAEDEWLNLDISEKREGHSSSPSISSKEEEDTPDSMIIQRDVSDSVEQLAKDACSPIAPGSPLWEQPDSPSKHEVSEQLDSPSKHEVSEQLDSPSKHDVSRDGNGNKSACIDQDKVLFSRSTSAQKSVKDMSVETEVDDSYNDYLNTNISQDSTEASKEDRPKIRKGTDNFLVGLIKKSFKDSSKSDQIVERTKVLINGQPIPDHLVRKAEKLAGPIQPGDYWYDFRAGFWGVMGHSCLGIIPPSIEEFSYPMPTNCGAGNTGVYVNGRELHERDLDLLASRGLPTTRERFYILEISGRVVDEDSGEELKSLGRLAPTIEKVGHGFGMKVPRMAV